A genomic region of Methanobacterium sp. SMA-27 contains the following coding sequences:
- a CDS encoding metallophosphoesterase — MNIYNGKLVELPNEGKAIVVTDLHGNLKDYKKYLDIWEKYEEENIHFILTGDFIHAMGRKNDRSIDILESIKQKCEINENFHPLLGNHEWSTISRTSVYKRGVNQSLNFEALLKERFDKGWKNKLEEYKKFFKKLPIAVKTDNKVFISHGGPPKDINNLNEIINIADEGYISNDKLYQILWNREGDYTENDLQSFLRAVGCNAMIVGHTPVNGTKLIGSKQLIVSSSYTKGKKAYVLLDLEKKINNAEDIQDMVKKLNWFS, encoded by the coding sequence ATGAATATTTACAATGGAAAACTTGTTGAACTTCCAAATGAGGGCAAGGCCATTGTTGTAACTGATCTTCATGGAAATTTAAAAGACTACAAGAAATATTTAGATATATGGGAGAAATATGAGGAGGAAAATATTCATTTTATCCTTACAGGTGATTTTATACATGCTATGGGGAGAAAGAATGATAGATCTATAGATATTTTAGAATCTATCAAACAAAAATGTGAAATTAATGAAAATTTCCATCCACTATTAGGTAACCATGAATGGTCAACCATATCTAGAACATCAGTGTACAAAAGAGGAGTAAACCAGTCTCTTAATTTTGAAGCCCTATTAAAGGAACGATTTGACAAAGGATGGAAGAATAAACTAGAAGAATATAAAAAATTCTTCAAAAAACTTCCAATAGCGGTTAAAACTGATAATAAAGTTTTCATAAGTCATGGTGGGCCACCAAAAGATATTAATAATCTGAATGAAATAATCAACATTGCAGATGAGGGATATATTTCAAATGATAAACTCTACCAGATTCTATGGAACAGGGAAGGTGATTACACTGAAAATGATCTTCAGTCTTTCCTTAGAGCAGTTGGTTGCAACGCAATGATAGTAGGACACACCCCTGTAAATGGTACCAAATTAATTGGTTCCAAACAGCTCATTGTTTCATCAAGTTATACAAAAGGTAAAAAAGCTTATGTGCTATTGGATCTTGAAAAAAAGATAAATAATGCCGAAGATATTCAGGATATGGTAAAAAAACTCAATTGGTTTAGTTAA
- a CDS encoding ATP-binding protein, producing the protein MQVNIAQDYQKDSKKIKKTLLGSEKGWELTVDAIPDLIAILDTDHQVVKVNKAMARKLNTLPDACIGTKCYQVVHQTETPPKNCPHAKLLKDGLEHTSEVDEKNLGGYFVVTASPIKDVDGNILGSIHIAHDITTQKKIEETVKKRTDELAKSNADLEHFAYVASHDLREPLRMISSFLQLLERRYKDQLDEDANEFIGFAVEGAKLLDDMINDLLEYAHVTHKEIDLNPVTLENVLEQSLQNLVVQTEENNAVITYDPLPTVNGDEKLLVQLYQNLIGNAIKYRSQKTPKIHISAKKEKDQHVISVKDNGIGIDPKQTERIFTIFQRLHSNDEYTGTGIGLAIAQNIIYQHHGKIWVESEPGKGSTFYFTIPINE; encoded by the coding sequence ATGCAAGTAAATATTGCTCAAGATTATCAAAAAGATTCTAAAAAAATAAAGAAAACACTCTTAGGATCTGAAAAAGGGTGGGAGCTTACAGTTGACGCGATCCCGGATTTAATTGCCATACTCGATACTGATCACCAAGTGGTTAAGGTTAACAAGGCGATGGCAAGAAAATTAAACACATTACCTGACGCTTGCATTGGTACAAAATGTTACCAAGTAGTGCACCAAACAGAAACCCCACCAAAAAACTGTCCGCATGCAAAACTCTTAAAAGACGGGTTAGAACATACCTCAGAGGTGGATGAGAAAAATCTTGGAGGATACTTTGTTGTAACGGCATCACCAATCAAAGACGTCGATGGTAACATACTTGGAAGCATTCACATAGCCCATGATATAACAACACAAAAAAAAATTGAAGAAACAGTTAAAAAACGTACAGATGAGCTTGCAAAATCTAACGCTGACCTTGAACATTTCGCTTATGTAGCATCTCATGACTTGCGTGAACCATTAAGGATGATCAGCAGCTTTTTACAGTTACTAGAACGAAGATATAAAGACCAGCTTGATGAAGATGCTAATGAATTCATTGGATTTGCTGTTGAAGGAGCAAAACTATTAGACGATATGATAAATGATCTATTGGAATACGCCCATGTAACCCACAAAGAAATAGATTTAAACCCAGTTACACTCGAAAACGTTTTGGAACAGTCATTACAAAATTTAGTAGTTCAAACAGAAGAGAATAATGCAGTGATAACGTATGATCCATTACCTACCGTTAATGGGGATGAAAAATTATTAGTTCAGCTGTACCAAAACCTCATAGGAAACGCCATCAAATACCGCAGTCAAAAAACCCCCAAAATCCACATATCTGCCAAAAAAGAGAAAGATCAACACGTTATCTCAGTAAAGGATAATGGAATAGGAATCGATCCAAAACAAACAGAACGAATCTTTACAATATTCCAACGCCTCCATAGCAATGATGAATATACAGGAACAGGAATAGGACTTGCAATAGCACAAAACATTATTTATCAACACCACGGAAAAATCTGGGTCGAATCAGAACCAGGGAAAGGCTCAACATTCTATTTTACAATACCAATCAATGAATAA
- a CDS encoding DUF5518 domain-containing protein: protein MVYVRWNTVLIGVVIAIVLGFILGLVSPSGAIIGFLIATIYVGYMIGGDYVNGAIHGALVGIIAAIVLFILALIGFGVGAGLTDIIILAIIGAIGGVIGVLIGGRGRGRF, encoded by the coding sequence ATGGTATATGTAAGATGGAATACTGTATTAATTGGTGTTGTAATTGCAATAGTTCTTGGTTTTATACTAGGGTTAGTATCACCATCGGGAGCAATCATCGGATTCTTAATAGCCACTATATATGTTGGTTACATGATAGGAGGGGACTACGTAAATGGTGCTATCCATGGGGCGCTTGTTGGTATAATTGCAGCGATAGTATTATTTATACTGGCTTTAATTGGATTTGGAGTTGGAGCAGGATTAACTGACATCATAATTCTTGCAATTATCGGTGCAATAGGTGGAGTAATAGGCGTTTTAATTGGAGGAAGGGGTAGGGGTAGATTCTAA
- a CDS encoding HEAT repeat domain-containing protein has product MGFLDGIRNKDLEKLEKDRNINVILKILKNGDENTRCDAARALGRLKDKKAVTGLLESLKDESGDVRWNSASALGRIRDKRAVKPLINTLKHDKWYVKVHAADSLGMLGDISAVEPLIGELNSEKVRNHAALALGKLGDDRAVKYLINALKVDDFTYRTAAEEALGIIGDVSAVEPLIKLLNDNDVSVKRHAAGALGKIGDEKAIKPLLDAQKNEKWYVRLQIEEAVKDIQSKESEK; this is encoded by the coding sequence ATGGGTTTTTTGGACGGTATTAGGAATAAAGATCTTGAAAAACTTGAAAAGGATCGAAATATAAACGTTATTCTTAAGATTCTTAAAAATGGAGATGAAAACACTAGATGTGATGCTGCAAGAGCTCTTGGGAGACTTAAGGATAAAAAAGCAGTTACTGGCCTATTAGAATCTTTGAAAGATGAAAGTGGGGATGTAAGATGGAATTCTGCTAGTGCGCTTGGCAGGATTAGGGATAAAAGAGCAGTAAAACCTTTAATAAATACACTTAAACATGATAAATGGTATGTAAAGGTTCATGCAGCTGATTCACTGGGTATGTTAGGTGATATTAGTGCTGTTGAACCCCTAATTGGAGAATTAAATTCTGAAAAAGTTAGAAACCACGCGGCATTAGCTTTAGGAAAGTTGGGTGATGACAGAGCCGTGAAATATCTAATAAATGCTCTTAAAGTAGATGATTTCACTTATAGAACAGCTGCAGAGGAAGCATTGGGTATTATAGGAGATGTTAGTGCAGTAGAACCATTGATCAAACTTTTGAATGATAATGATGTGAGTGTAAAAAGACATGCTGCAGGAGCACTTGGAAAAATCGGAGATGAAAAAGCTATAAAACCACTTTTGGATGCTCAGAAAAATGAAAAATGGTATGTTAGGCTTCAAATAGAAGAAGCTGTTAAGGATATTCAATCAAAAGAATCAGAAAAATAA
- a CDS encoding B12-binding domain-containing radical SAM protein — MNKKIDILLINPYDENALKNALGFITPPTNLMYLASSLEKESYSVKIVDDDLLQMGYEKVSELAEKLNPQIVGVTATTSTIKSALKYVELVKNILPNSLTVIGGPHTTFMPYETLKNSENLDVVVIGEGEETMVDLANHSTETIQDLDDIKGIVYRDLKNGNFKTTQKRPLIKDLDALPFPARHLVPFDSYGASKEQTGGIITSRGCVYNCNYCSSSLIMGKKFRSRSPDNVVDEIEELINQYQIRDIGFMDDTFMLNKRRANDIANEIKARDLDLSFVASSRVDSVDQNLLQNMKSAGLKTIYYGVESGSQRILDLMKKGITLKQAEDAVKSAKNVDLEVLTSFILGYPGETEEDMNKTIDFSTKLDSDYSQYSILTPFPGTPIYNELKEKNLIDNDDWDEYTVLKPVLKYDEMGLNKKMVERKLAMAYLKFYARPRYLMNHRHMFKVMFKTVMRSFILPKLMGGTGKGWYQNLDNNTSSK, encoded by the coding sequence ATGAATAAAAAAATTGATATACTGCTTATAAATCCATATGATGAGAATGCATTGAAGAATGCTCTTGGTTTCATTACCCCTCCTACAAATCTTATGTACTTGGCATCATCACTTGAGAAAGAATCTTACTCAGTCAAAATTGTAGATGATGATCTTCTTCAGATGGGCTACGAAAAGGTTTCTGAACTGGCAGAAAAGCTCAATCCACAAATAGTAGGTGTTACAGCAACCACATCTACTATAAAAAGCGCCTTGAAATACGTGGAACTAGTCAAAAACATTCTACCCAATTCATTAACTGTAATAGGTGGACCCCACACTACTTTCATGCCATATGAAACCTTAAAAAATTCAGAAAACCTAGATGTAGTAGTTATAGGTGAGGGAGAAGAAACAATGGTAGATTTAGCCAACCATTCCACCGAAACTATCCAAGATCTTGACGACATTAAGGGAATTGTTTACAGGGATTTAAAGAATGGAAATTTTAAAACTACACAAAAACGGCCTTTGATAAAGGATCTTGACGCATTACCGTTCCCTGCAAGACATCTTGTACCTTTTGATTCATATGGTGCTTCTAAAGAACAGACTGGTGGAATAATAACCAGCAGAGGTTGTGTGTACAACTGTAACTACTGCTCATCATCATTAATCATGGGTAAAAAGTTCCGCTCACGCAGTCCAGACAATGTAGTGGACGAAATTGAAGAATTAATAAACCAATATCAAATAAGAGATATAGGATTCATGGACGACACATTCATGCTCAATAAAAGAAGAGCTAACGATATAGCAAATGAAATCAAAGCCAGAGATCTAGATTTAAGCTTCGTTGCATCATCCCGAGTTGACAGTGTAGACCAGAATTTACTTCAAAATATGAAAAGTGCAGGATTAAAAACAATCTACTACGGTGTAGAATCAGGGTCACAACGTATATTAGACCTTATGAAAAAGGGTATAACATTAAAACAAGCTGAAGACGCTGTTAAAAGTGCTAAAAATGTGGATCTAGAAGTTTTAACCTCTTTCATTCTAGGATATCCTGGAGAAACCGAAGAAGATATGAATAAGACCATAGATTTCTCAACAAAACTTGACTCAGACTACTCACAATATTCTATACTTACACCATTCCCTGGAACACCTATCTACAATGAACTCAAAGAAAAAAATTTAATAGACAATGATGACTGGGATGAATACACAGTACTCAAACCAGTTTTGAAATATGATGAAATGGGTTTAAACAAGAAGATGGTGGAAAGAAAACTGGCCATGGCATATTTAAAATTTTATGCAAGACCACGATATCTCATGAACCATCGTCACATGTTCAAGGTTATGTTCAAAACAGTTATGCGAAGTTTTATACTCCCAAAACTCATGGGAGGCACCGGTAAAGGTTGGTATCAAAACCTAGACAACAACACATCATCAAAATAG
- a CDS encoding Rieske 2Fe-2S domain-containing protein: protein MSFYEIFKKDELNDGEMKMKEINDHEYMIARVGDNYYASDNRCPHMGGNLSNGKLDGNVVTCPRHHSQFDITNGHVIRWTDWSGIKLSLGKVLKSPRNLKTYDLMLDGDTIMIDLV from the coding sequence ATGAGTTTTTACGAAATTTTCAAAAAGGATGAGTTAAATGATGGTGAAATGAAAATGAAAGAAATAAACGATCACGAATATATGATTGCCCGAGTAGGAGATAACTACTACGCATCTGATAATCGTTGTCCACATATGGGAGGAAATTTATCCAATGGCAAATTAGATGGAAACGTTGTTACATGTCCAAGACATCACAGTCAATTCGACATCACAAATGGACACGTAATACGATGGACAGACTGGTCCGGAATCAAATTATCATTAGGCAAAGTATTGAAGTCCCCAAGAAATCTAAAAACATATGATCTAATGTTAGATGGTGATACAATCATGATTGATTTAGTATAA
- the nucS gene encoding endonuclease NucS has product MKFLSEKNPDQQRTFEIINEGLSKKAVIVLMVCCRVIYEGRARSKLASGDRMIIIKSDGSFMIHQDRNLEPVNWQPPKSQCKASLKKGIMYIEGKRRNPPERLEVEIHNTYIASYFNGEDSKDLELTGYEENMRELVFENPEIIEEGFRPSNREYSTPNGFIDVLGKDKNGNLMVIELKSRRAGINAVKQLKKYLDCFSDHKEFVRGILVAPSITGDAEELLEEYKLEYKSLEPPREFGNDKNLTLDFFNHADLKNY; this is encoded by the coding sequence ATGAAATTTTTATCTGAAAAGAATCCAGATCAACAACGCACATTTGAGATAATAAATGAAGGATTATCCAAGAAAGCAGTGATTGTGTTAATGGTATGCTGTAGAGTTATTTATGAAGGAAGAGCGAGGAGCAAGCTAGCTTCTGGCGACAGAATGATTATTATAAAATCAGATGGTTCGTTCATGATCCATCAAGATAGAAACCTTGAACCAGTTAACTGGCAGCCACCAAAATCACAGTGCAAAGCTAGTTTAAAAAAAGGAATTATGTATATTGAAGGAAAGCGACGAAACCCTCCTGAAAGGCTTGAAGTTGAAATACACAACACGTATATTGCATCCTACTTTAATGGAGAAGATTCTAAGGACCTAGAGTTAACGGGTTACGAAGAAAATATGAGAGAACTGGTATTTGAAAACCCGGAAATAATAGAAGAAGGTTTCAGACCATCAAATAGAGAATATTCAACACCTAATGGATTTATTGATGTTTTGGGTAAGGACAAAAACGGAAATTTGATGGTTATTGAATTGAAAAGTAGACGTGCAGGTATTAATGCTGTTAAACAACTCAAAAAGTATTTGGACTGTTTTTCTGATCATAAAGAATTTGTTAGAGGTATTCTAGTAGCTCCAAGCATCACTGGGGATGCCGAAGAACTTCTTGAGGAATATAAACTGGAATATAAATCTTTGGAACCGCCAAGGGAATTTGGAAATGATAAAAATTTAACATTAGATTTTTTCAATCATGCTGATTTAAAAAACTATTGA
- a CDS encoding MFS transporter, which translates to MYKYIPIKKTNRNLVAFIMSFGVFIWSFSAGIVTIALPTISQYLDVSTSLVSWVVVAHLLVLTSFLLIFGKIGDYVGYKKIFLGGLFLFTVGSFLFPNYNTHIIFYSLIVLIFFYVNLFLDTIPSNGGLFISYYYFFDRDMLKLVEFERMKMSFRVLLCLVDIDQTYDI; encoded by the coding sequence ATGTACAAGTATATACCTATTAAAAAGACCAATAGAAATTTGGTAGCATTCATAATGTCTTTTGGGGTCTTTATATGGTCTTTTAGTGCAGGTATTGTTACTATAGCACTTCCAACAATTTCCCAATATCTTGACGTTAGCACTTCGCTTGTTTCTTGGGTTGTTGTGGCACATCTTCTGGTTTTGACAAGTTTTCTCTTGATATTTGGAAAAATAGGAGATTATGTGGGATATAAGAAGATTTTTTTAGGAGGATTATTCTTATTTACCGTTGGATCATTTTTATTCCCCAATTATAATACTCACATTATATTTTATTCTCTTATTGTATTAATTTTTTTCTATGTTAATTTGTTCTTAGATACTATTCCTTCAAATGGAGGTCTCTTTATTTCATACTACTATTTTTTTGATAGGGATATGTTAAAATTGGTTGAGTTTGAAAGGATGAAAATGTCTTTTAGAGTGTTATTATGTTTAGTTGATATAGACCAAACATATGACATATGA
- a CDS encoding PRC-barrel domain-containing protein: protein MKISDELIGKDVIDESGDQIGIVNDVEWDFEENRVISIHLKEAGISAKIGLGDKKIVPYEKIEAIGDSVLIKGKIFKNE, encoded by the coding sequence ATGAAAATATCTGATGAATTGATTGGTAAGGATGTTATTGACGAATCTGGAGACCAAATTGGTATAGTAAACGATGTGGAATGGGATTTTGAAGAGAACAGAGTAATATCTATTCATTTGAAGGAAGCAGGAATATCCGCAAAAATTGGCCTAGGCGATAAAAAAATAGTACCCTATGAAAAAATTGAAGCAATAGGTGACAGTGTTCTAATTAAAGGCAAAATATTCAAGAACGAATAA
- a CDS encoding Hsp20/alpha crystallin family protein has product MGTKKEMSSKMEDVKKGASEKKEDISNQINEIKEGASEKKEDIEENVDKVKKEVEEKKEKLEKDSKKEGMTPAEKILNDLVKKFQQGTGQINEAITDYTTEPETSKKPKMALKPLVDVLETNDTITLIADISGVKKDDIDIGISKNSVEITTMYKEEPELEDAKFTQKERSYGKTHRTIPLSTEIKVKEAKAKYKACTLTITLPKKVKDIIKVKIED; this is encoded by the coding sequence ATGGGAACTAAAAAAGAAATGAGCAGCAAGATGGAAGATGTTAAAAAAGGCGCTTCAGAGAAAAAAGAAGATATTAGCAATCAAATAAATGAAATTAAGGAAGGCGCTTCAGAGAAAAAAGAAGATATTGAAGAAAATGTTGATAAAGTGAAAAAAGAAGTTGAAGAAAAAAAAGAAAAGCTCGAAAAAGATAGTAAAAAAGAAGGAATGACCCCTGCAGAAAAAATATTAAATGACCTTGTAAAAAAATTCCAACAAGGAACAGGGCAAATTAACGAAGCCATAACAGATTATACAACTGAACCTGAAACTTCAAAAAAACCAAAGATGGCGTTAAAACCATTAGTTGATGTTCTGGAAACCAACGATACTATAACATTAATAGCAGATATTTCAGGTGTCAAAAAAGATGATATAGACATTGGAATATCAAAAAACAGTGTAGAAATCACAACCATGTACAAAGAAGAACCCGAACTTGAAGATGCAAAGTTCACCCAGAAAGAAAGAAGCTATGGTAAAACACATCGTACAATACCACTATCTACAGAAATAAAAGTTAAAGAAGCTAAAGCTAAATACAAAGCTTGTACACTGACCATTACGCTACCTAAAAAAGTAAAAGATATAATTAAAGTAAAGATCGAAGATTAA
- a CDS encoding B12-binding domain-containing protein, producing the protein MNKDAYLLAKEIVTKQFKSQGEFNNYYGESEFKKYIEDTEYSLSYLFEAIDASSPDLFADYISWERIFLVNLGFPEERLKERLEIMEDVIIKNLPPKKSSVAVKYIEESIDNLAIPSNYASFVNADKPLVKLLEQYLKLLLDGDRHSAGKMITEAVDNGISVKDIYLHVFQSSLYEIGRLWQENKITVGQEHYFTAATQLIMSQLYPYISMNEKTGKVLVAMSVSRELHEIGVRMVADFFEMDGWNTFYLGANTPKDSIIQTIISKKADLVLISATIGSHIGEVIDLIRSVRGCSECSDPKIIVGGYPFRIDMDLWKKVGADGQAEDAETAVEMGEKLVMENYNEF; encoded by the coding sequence ATGAATAAAGATGCGTATTTACTTGCTAAAGAAATTGTAACTAAACAATTTAAATCTCAGGGTGAATTCAACAATTATTATGGAGAATCTGAATTTAAAAAGTACATTGAAGATACTGAATATAGTCTATCATATCTTTTTGAGGCAATTGATGCTTCAAGTCCTGATTTATTTGCAGATTACATATCCTGGGAAAGAATCTTCCTTGTTAATTTAGGCTTTCCGGAAGAACGTCTAAAAGAGAGATTGGAAATTATGGAAGATGTGATTATTAAAAATTTACCTCCCAAAAAGAGCAGTGTTGCAGTTAAGTATATTGAGGAAAGTATTGATAATTTAGCCATACCCTCAAATTACGCATCCTTTGTGAATGCAGATAAACCACTTGTAAAACTTCTTGAACAGTATTTAAAATTACTACTTGATGGTGATCGCCATTCCGCAGGAAAAATGATTACAGAAGCTGTTGATAATGGAATAAGTGTTAAAGATATTTATCTTCATGTTTTTCAAAGTTCACTCTATGAAATTGGTAGGTTATGGCAGGAGAATAAGATTACAGTAGGTCAAGAACATTACTTTACAGCAGCTACTCAGCTAATAATGTCTCAACTTTATCCCTATATATCAATGAACGAAAAAACAGGCAAAGTTCTTGTTGCCATGAGTGTGAGTAGAGAACTTCATGAAATAGGTGTGAGGATGGTTGCAGATTTCTTTGAAATGGATGGTTGGAATACATTTTATTTAGGAGCTAACACTCCAAAAGATAGTATTATACAGACCATAATAAGTAAAAAGGCCGATCTGGTCTTGATATCTGCTACCATTGGTTCGCATATTGGTGAGGTAATTGATCTTATAAGATCTGTTCGTGGATGTAGTGAATGTAGTGATCCCAAGATAATTGTTGGAGGATATCCTTTTAGAATAGATATGGATCTTTGGAAAAAAGTTGGTGCTGATGGACAGGCAGAAGATGCTGAAACTGCAGTTGAAATGGGTGAAAAACTCGTAATGGAAAATTATAATGAATTTTAA
- a CDS encoding DUF5518 domain-containing protein yields MVSVGAIVEGFILAIIITVVLSILGVGSVIGLPVAIFGFLIAGIIVGYISYGDIIDGVINGALMGVAGAIILWILSLFKGQIAAFSSQLSTFVPLNSAPELILVIVAGAIGGLIGSLILLLNRRNRRNYGGRRDGDRRDDDRRDDRDRRDDRDRRDDRDRRDDRDRRDDRDRRD; encoded by the coding sequence ATGGTAAGTGTTGGAGCTATAGTTGAAGGTTTTATTTTGGCAATTATAATTACTGTTGTTTTATCTATTTTGGGTGTTGGATCAGTTATTGGATTGCCAGTTGCAATATTTGGTTTTCTAATCGCAGGTATAATTGTTGGATACATATCATATGGTGATATTATTGATGGTGTGATTAATGGAGCACTTATGGGAGTTGCAGGTGCAATAATCTTATGGATACTAAGCTTATTCAAAGGTCAGATAGCTGCATTCTCTTCACAATTATCAACCTTTGTCCCATTAAACTCAGCACCAGAATTAATTCTTGTAATAGTCGCAGGCGCAATAGGTGGTTTAATCGGCTCTCTAATATTATTATTAAACCGCAGAAACCGCAGAAACTATGGCGGCCGAAGGGACGGAGATCGAAGAGATGATGATCGAAGGGATGACAGAGATCGTAGAGATGATAGGGATAGAAGGGATGACAGAGATCGTAGAGATGATAGGGATAGAAGGGATGATAGGGATAGAAGAGACTAA
- a CDS encoding TIGR00288 family NYN domain-containing protein: protein MHRLDKLTSVKNYIPLIRENSPGKNIGLLVDGPNMLRKEFGYNLDTVKDLLAEHGNVKIGKVFLNQYASDKLIEAVVNQGFSPMIVAGETDVQMAIDAYELIHNPNIDIIALMTRDVDFFPLINIAKEHGKKTIIIGAEPGFSVALKNSADISITMKKYQPPKNTT from the coding sequence ATGCATCGTTTAGACAAATTAACATCAGTTAAAAATTATATTCCCCTTATAAGGGAAAATTCCCCCGGGAAAAATATCGGCTTACTTGTAGATGGTCCAAATATGCTTCGGAAGGAATTTGGCTACAATTTAGATACAGTAAAAGATTTACTAGCAGAACATGGAAATGTAAAGATAGGTAAAGTTTTCCTTAACCAGTACGCTTCAGACAAGCTTATAGAAGCTGTCGTAAACCAAGGATTCTCACCCATGATAGTTGCCGGAGAGACGGATGTCCAGATGGCTATAGATGCATATGAACTTATTCACAACCCTAACATTGACATAATTGCGCTAATGACCCGTGATGTTGACTTTTTCCCATTGATAAACATTGCCAAAGAACACGGTAAAAAAACTATTATTATTGGAGCAGAACCAGGGTTCAGTGTAGCTTTGAAGAATTCAGCAGATATTTCGATTACAATGAAGAAATACCAACCACCTAAGAATACAACTTAA